A window from Acidobacteriota bacterium encodes these proteins:
- a CDS encoding integration host factor subunit beta → MVKADIVNRVVEQANIGKAQAVKAVEALFDALREAMARGERIEFRGFGVFQVRPRKRGFGRNPRTGREVRIPPGRTVRFKPGKDLRDIEP, encoded by the coding sequence ATGGTCAAAGCGGACATCGTCAACCGGGTGGTCGAGCAGGCCAACATCGGCAAGGCGCAAGCGGTGAAGGCCGTGGAGGCGCTCTTCGACGCGCTTCGCGAGGCGATGGCGCGCGGGGAGCGGATCGAGTTCCGCGGTTTCGGCGTGTTCCAGGTGAGACCCCGGAAGAGGGGTTTCGGGCGGAACCCGCGCACCGGGCGCGAGGTCCGGATTCCGCCCGGCCGCACCGTCCGCTTCAAGCCCGGCAAGGACCTGCGCGACATCGAGCCGTGA
- the der gene encoding ribosome biogenesis GTPase Der, with amino-acid sequence MSRTRARKADLPRVAIVGRPNVGKSTLFNRLVGRREAIVHDRPGVTRDRLEREVELAGRAVRLWDTGGLVPDTDEALARAVTEQALAAVREADLILFVIDGRAGVTPLDEEIAARLREVADRVLLVVNKLDTGRLADAAADGWRLGLGEPLPLSAEHGIGLERLVDAAGARLPASAPEGEAEEREELSVAVVGRPNVGKSSLINRLAGAERVTVSPVPGTTRDAVDVVLVRDGRRYRIVDTAGLRRSAKAAADDERIGMLMTRRRLERCQVAVLVLDAPQGLTSQDVAIAGEIAKSAKPFVIALNKWDLVSDPDRTRRDLEAAIDRRLGFASYAPRLSVSAVEGRRVFRLLDTCRAVAEAASRRIPTSELNRFLQAAVAEHLSRGGSSPKMLYATQIGTLPPRFVVFCRDPGRLSAPLRRFLEGRLRDAFQLGPTPVVVTFRRPPRRPR; translated from the coding sequence ATGAGCCGGACCCGGGCGAGAAAGGCCGATCTGCCGCGTGTGGCGATCGTGGGGCGACCCAACGTCGGCAAGTCGACGCTCTTCAATCGGCTCGTGGGCCGCCGGGAGGCGATCGTCCACGACCGCCCCGGGGTGACGAGGGACCGCCTGGAACGCGAGGTGGAGCTCGCGGGGAGGGCGGTCCGGCTCTGGGACACCGGGGGGCTCGTTCCCGACACCGACGAGGCGCTCGCCAGGGCGGTCACGGAACAGGCCCTTGCCGCGGTGCGGGAGGCGGATCTGATCCTCTTCGTGATCGACGGGCGGGCGGGGGTCACCCCACTCGACGAGGAGATCGCCGCACGCCTGCGCGAGGTGGCCGACCGGGTGCTCCTCGTCGTGAACAAGCTCGACACCGGCCGTCTCGCCGACGCCGCCGCGGACGGCTGGCGGCTCGGACTCGGCGAACCGCTTCCGCTTTCGGCGGAACACGGGATCGGCCTGGAGCGGCTGGTCGATGCCGCCGGCGCCCGGCTGCCTGCCTCCGCCCCGGAAGGCGAGGCGGAGGAGAGGGAGGAGCTGTCGGTGGCGGTGGTCGGCCGGCCCAACGTGGGGAAGTCGTCGTTGATCAACCGCCTCGCGGGTGCCGAGCGCGTCACCGTCAGCCCCGTTCCGGGAACGACGCGGGACGCGGTCGACGTCGTGCTGGTCCGGGACGGCCGGCGCTACCGGATCGTCGACACCGCCGGGCTCAGGCGCTCGGCGAAGGCGGCGGCGGACGACGAGCGGATCGGCATGCTGATGACGCGACGCAGGCTGGAGCGGTGCCAGGTGGCCGTGCTCGTGCTCGACGCCCCCCAGGGGCTGACGAGCCAGGACGTGGCGATCGCCGGCGAGATCGCGAAGTCGGCCAAGCCGTTCGTCATCGCGCTGAACAAGTGGGACCTCGTGTCCGACCCCGATCGGACCCGCCGCGACCTCGAGGCGGCGATCGACAGGAGGCTCGGTTTCGCCTCCTACGCCCCCCGGCTGAGCGTGTCGGCGGTGGAGGGCCGGCGGGTGTTTCGCCTGCTGGACACCTGCCGGGCCGTAGCGGAGGCCGCCTCGCGGAGGATCCCGACGTCGGAGCTGAACCGCTTCCTGCAGGCCGCCGTGGCCGAGCACCTGTCGCGGGGCGGAAGCAGCCCGAAGATGCTGTACGCGACCCAGATCGGCACGCTCCCGCCCCGGTTCGTCGTCTTCTGCCGCGATCCCGGCCGGCTGTCGGCGCCGCTGCGCCGGTTCCTCGAGGGTCGGCTCCGGGACGCCTTCCAGCTCGGCCCCACGCCGGTCGTCGTCACTTTCCGGCGGCCCCCGCGCCGCCCGCGCTGA
- a CDS encoding FHA domain-containing protein, translated as MASVSLKALTVPYQAGETIVGPEEKGHCLFIIQSGKVRLSRPSGSGPAREIAVLGKGDLFGEGAILDGRPYGIKAEATTDCEIVEISPQTFQRLLSSHPEIAVRVMRKLATRLEAVETALAAAAGEAPRAAKTALRQEAPPTGKLCWLEVEGSGERFPLNGPEVMIGRYDPVTDHRPEVDLTEIDTRRSVSRRHARVTRSSKGWLLSEEKGVLNGTLLNGKKIPPGKPVRIKDGDVIALGVVRLTFHEE; from the coding sequence ATGGCGTCGGTTTCCCTCAAGGCCCTGACCGTCCCTTACCAGGCGGGCGAGACGATCGTCGGCCCCGAGGAGAAGGGGCACTGCCTGTTCATCATCCAATCGGGGAAGGTGAGGCTGTCTCGGCCGTCCGGCAGCGGCCCCGCCCGCGAGATCGCGGTGCTGGGCAAGGGAGACCTGTTCGGGGAGGGGGCCATCCTCGACGGGCGGCCGTACGGGATCAAAGCCGAGGCGACCACCGACTGCGAGATCGTCGAGATCAGCCCTCAGACCTTTCAGCGCCTCCTGTCGAGCCACCCCGAGATCGCGGTCCGGGTGATGCGAAAGCTGGCGACCCGACTCGAGGCGGTGGAAACCGCGCTCGCCGCGGCGGCCGGCGAAGCGCCGCGGGCCGCCAAGACGGCTCTCCGCCAGGAGGCTCCCCCGACCGGCAAGCTCTGCTGGCTGGAGGTCGAGGGGTCGGGAGAACGCTTCCCGCTCAACGGGCCGGAGGTCATGATCGGCCGGTACGATCCGGTGACGGACCATCGGCCGGAAGTGGATCTGACGGAGATCGACACGAGGCGCTCCGTGTCGCGCCGCCATGCCCGGGTGACGCGGTCCTCGAAGGGTTGGCTGCTCTCGGAAGAAAAGGGCGTCCTCAACGGCACCCTCCTGAACGGGAAGAAGATCCCGCCGGGGAAGCCGGTCCGGATCAAGGACGGGGACGTCATCGCCCTCGGCGTCGTTCGGCTGACTTTCCACGAGGAGTGA
- a CDS encoding segregation/condensation protein A: MSQAAGSAASPPGGLEIHVGRFQGPLDLLLHLVRSQDMDILDIPIVEIARQYNAYLERMRELDLEIASEYLLMAATLAHIKSRMLLPPDPEAEGVEEDPRAELSRQLLAYEAFKKAAEELAALESARDLVFTRPVPPPREFAGEVTVRAGLTDLVRAFERILARLEAQESTVVVHREDVRLPDMMQRLLDRLEQRRRFSFREMLEECRTRLERIVLFLALLELIRNGVARARQAHWREDILVEAETGGTT; encoded by the coding sequence ATGTCCCAAGCGGCGGGCAGCGCGGCCAGTCCCCCCGGCGGGCTGGAAATCCACGTCGGCCGGTTCCAGGGTCCTCTGGACCTGCTGCTGCACCTGGTGCGCTCGCAGGACATGGACATCCTGGACATCCCGATCGTCGAGATCGCGCGGCAGTACAACGCCTACCTCGAGCGGATGCGCGAGCTCGATCTCGAGATCGCCTCGGAGTACCTGCTGATGGCGGCGACGCTGGCGCACATCAAGTCGCGGATGCTGCTGCCGCCCGATCCGGAGGCGGAAGGGGTCGAGGAGGATCCGCGGGCGGAACTGAGCCGCCAGCTCCTCGCGTACGAGGCGTTCAAGAAGGCGGCCGAGGAGCTGGCCGCGCTCGAGAGCGCCAGGGACCTCGTCTTCACCAGGCCGGTGCCGCCTCCGCGGGAGTTCGCCGGGGAGGTGACGGTCCGGGCGGGCCTCACCGATCTCGTGCGGGCCTTCGAGCGGATCCTCGCGCGGCTGGAAGCGCAGGAGAGCACGGTCGTCGTCCACCGCGAGGACGTCCGCCTCCCGGACATGATGCAGCGGCTTCTCGATCGGCTGGAGCAGCGGCGGCGCTTCTCGTTCCGCGAGATGCTTGAGGAGTGCCGGACGCGCCTGGAGCGGATCGTGCTGTTCCTGGCTCTGCTGGAGTTGATCCGCAACGGCGTCGCCCGCGCGCGGCAGGCTCACTGGAGGGAGGACATTCTCGTGGAGGCCGAAACCGGGGGGACGACATGA
- the scpB gene encoding SMC-Scp complex subunit ScpB — protein MTSTVPPPMRPEPDLPAVIEAMLFASASEPVLMEEIRAGLPECEAEQIEAGIEELERRLDRRGSGLRLERVAGGFRLVTRPEHAERLRSLFRFRNRKRLTPAALEVLAIVAYAQPITAPEIQEIRGTDPAYALRVLLDRRLIRIVGRRRVVGRPILYGTTREFLMHFGLDSLADLPPVEAFGTKVMPSQRRLFPASASDAGEEAVPAEPPAVPATPGPTGRAAPPPA, from the coding sequence ATGACCAGTACCGTTCCGCCGCCGATGCGCCCGGAGCCCGACCTGCCGGCCGTCATCGAGGCCATGCTGTTCGCTTCGGCCTCCGAACCGGTCCTGATGGAAGAGATCCGGGCCGGCCTGCCCGAGTGCGAAGCGGAGCAGATCGAGGCCGGGATCGAGGAGCTGGAGCGGCGCCTGGACCGCCGGGGTTCCGGGCTGAGGCTCGAGCGGGTGGCGGGAGGATTCCGCCTCGTCACCAGGCCGGAGCACGCGGAACGACTCCGGTCCCTGTTCCGCTTCCGGAACCGGAAGCGGCTGACGCCGGCCGCCCTCGAGGTGCTGGCCATCGTGGCCTACGCTCAGCCGATCACCGCCCCGGAAATCCAGGAGATCAGGGGAACCGACCCGGCGTACGCCCTCAGGGTCCTCCTGGACCGGCGGCTGATCCGGATCGTCGGGCGGCGCCGCGTCGTCGGGCGCCCGATCCTCTACGGAACGACACGCGAGTTCCTCATGCACTTCGGGCTCGACAGCCTGGCGGACCTTCCGCCGGTCGAAGCGTTCGGAACGAAAGTGATGCCGAGCCAGCGGAGGCTCTTCCCGGCGAGCGCTTCCGACGCCGGAGAGGAGGCGGTCCCGGCCGAACCTCCGGCCGTCCCCGCCACCCCGGGTCCCACAGGCCGGGCGGCGCCCCCGCCGGCGTAG
- a CDS encoding rRNA pseudouridine synthase, whose amino-acid sequence MLERIQKILSRAGVASRRAAERLIVEGKVTVNGKRVDRLGAKADPARDDIRVGGRPIPRPGGPPLYYAAFKPRRMITSLADPEGRPTVADLLARHRIRARVYPVGRLDWDADGLLLLTNDGELAHRVMHPRTHLPKVYRVKVRGHPSARALDRVRRGVVIAPAVRTLPAEVEEEGTTASATWLRVTLVEGRQGQIKRMFERVGHPVQRLRRVAIGPLRLGRMKVGEVRPLREREIRALRRAVGLEPQGAAKGARSRPGRRKSGPRA is encoded by the coding sequence ATGCTCGAGAGAATCCAGAAAATCCTGTCCCGCGCGGGCGTCGCCTCCCGGCGGGCCGCGGAACGGCTCATCGTCGAGGGGAAGGTGACGGTCAACGGGAAGCGCGTCGACCGGCTCGGCGCGAAGGCGGATCCGGCTCGGGACGACATCCGGGTCGGCGGCCGGCCGATCCCGCGGCCCGGGGGGCCCCCGCTCTACTACGCAGCCTTCAAGCCGCGGCGGATGATCACCTCTCTCGCCGATCCCGAAGGCCGGCCGACGGTGGCCGATCTGCTCGCGCGCCACCGAATCCGGGCCCGGGTCTACCCGGTCGGGCGCCTCGACTGGGACGCCGACGGCCTGCTCCTCCTGACGAACGACGGGGAGCTGGCGCACCGGGTCATGCACCCGCGGACCCATCTTCCGAAGGTCTACCGCGTCAAGGTCCGGGGGCATCCGAGCGCCCGTGCGCTCGACCGAGTCCGCCGCGGTGTCGTCATCGCACCCGCGGTGCGGACGCTCCCGGCCGAGGTCGAGGAGGAGGGAACGACCGCGAGCGCGACCTGGCTCCGGGTGACTCTGGTGGAAGGGCGCCAGGGACAGATCAAGCGTATGTTCGAGCGGGTCGGCCACCCGGTCCAGCGTCTCCGACGGGTGGCGATCGGGCCGCTTCGGCTGGGCCGGATGAAGGTGGGAGAGGTGCGGCCGCTCCGCGAGCGTGAGATCCGGGCGCTCCGCCGGGCGGTGGGACTGGAGCCGCAGGGAGCGGCGAAGGGCGCGCGCTCCCGGCCGGGACGCCGAAAAAGTGGCCCGCGCGCTTGA
- a CDS encoding 30S ribosomal protein S1, whose protein sequence is MDMQASPNEAHPDRPAGISAAGDGEAVDFAALVEQYSPDKQIRPGAVVTGKVIKVLDDVVLVDIGYKKEGAIDRSEFHVEPGEPPAQPGDEVEAVVESLDEGEDYIPLSKEKAERIKVWERVENAHKTGEVLTGKVTDRIKGGLSVDIGVRAFLPGSLVDVRPVRNLESYRGQEVRVRVIKMNRRRGNIVVSRKHVLEEENAEKKKTTLETLSEGQVVKGVVKNITEYGAFVDLGGIDGLLHVTDMSWGRVNHPSEVVNIGDELEVMVLKFDREKERVSLGLKQLKEDPWQNAQEKYPLLSRVRGKVVSLTDYGAFVELEEGIEGLIHVSEMSWTKRVKHPSKILNVGDTVEAVVLEVDEENRRLSLGLKQTTPNPWTVIEEKYKVGDVIKGVVRNIADFGAFIEVEDGVDGLVHISDLSWNRRIKHPAEVLKKGQEVEAKILKIDSDNQRLSLSIKDLQPDVWQEFFKRYHVGDILEGKIVRLTDFGAFVELTEGVEGLVHVSEMAHERIEKPSDRFQVGQTVRVKILRTDPDERKVGLSIKAALDELGDRDLKTYQDQQEEARRASQITLGDLAGDLAALKERQAGREEAADDEGGPAADDAESPDGGGTDGA, encoded by the coding sequence ATGGATATGCAGGCCTCCCCCAACGAAGCGCATCCCGACCGGCCCGCCGGCATCTCCGCGGCGGGCGACGGCGAGGCGGTGGACTTCGCCGCGCTCGTCGAGCAGTACAGTCCCGACAAGCAGATCCGCCCGGGCGCCGTGGTCACCGGCAAAGTGATCAAGGTGCTGGACGATGTCGTCCTCGTCGACATCGGCTACAAGAAGGAGGGCGCGATCGATCGGTCGGAGTTCCACGTCGAACCGGGCGAGCCCCCCGCGCAGCCCGGGGACGAGGTGGAAGCGGTCGTCGAGTCGCTGGACGAGGGGGAGGACTACATCCCGCTGTCCAAAGAGAAGGCGGAGCGCATCAAGGTCTGGGAGCGGGTCGAGAACGCCCACAAGACGGGAGAGGTGCTCACCGGAAAGGTGACCGACCGGATCAAGGGCGGTCTGTCGGTGGACATCGGCGTGCGGGCCTTCCTTCCGGGCTCCCTCGTCGACGTCCGGCCCGTGCGAAATCTCGAGTCGTACCGCGGACAGGAGGTCCGGGTCCGCGTGATCAAGATGAACCGGCGCCGCGGCAACATCGTGGTGTCGCGCAAGCACGTGCTCGAGGAGGAGAACGCCGAGAAGAAGAAGACGACGCTCGAGACGCTCAGCGAAGGGCAAGTGGTCAAGGGGGTCGTCAAGAACATCACGGAGTACGGCGCCTTCGTCGATCTCGGCGGCATCGACGGGCTGCTGCACGTCACCGACATGTCGTGGGGCCGCGTCAATCACCCCTCCGAGGTCGTCAACATCGGTGACGAGCTGGAGGTGATGGTCCTCAAGTTCGACCGCGAGAAGGAGCGGGTGAGCCTGGGGCTCAAGCAGCTCAAGGAGGACCCCTGGCAGAACGCGCAGGAGAAGTACCCGCTCCTGTCGCGCGTGCGGGGGAAGGTCGTCAGCCTCACCGACTACGGAGCCTTCGTCGAGCTGGAGGAGGGCATCGAGGGTCTGATCCACGTCTCCGAGATGTCCTGGACGAAGCGGGTGAAGCACCCCTCCAAGATTCTCAACGTCGGCGACACGGTGGAAGCGGTGGTGCTCGAAGTCGACGAAGAGAACCGCCGGCTGTCCCTCGGCCTCAAGCAGACCACGCCCAACCCGTGGACGGTGATCGAGGAGAAGTACAAGGTCGGCGACGTGATCAAGGGCGTGGTCCGGAACATCGCCGACTTCGGCGCCTTCATCGAGGTCGAGGACGGTGTCGACGGGCTCGTCCACATCTCCGATCTGAGCTGGAACCGGCGCATCAAGCACCCCGCCGAGGTGCTCAAGAAGGGCCAGGAGGTCGAGGCCAAGATCCTCAAGATCGACAGCGACAACCAGCGGCTGAGCCTCAGCATCAAGGACCTCCAGCCCGACGTGTGGCAGGAGTTCTTCAAGCGCTACCACGTCGGAGACATCCTCGAGGGGAAGATCGTCCGGCTGACCGACTTCGGCGCCTTCGTCGAGCTCACCGAGGGCGTCGAAGGGCTGGTGCACGTCTCGGAGATGGCACACGAAAGGATCGAGAAGCCGTCCGACCGGTTCCAGGTGGGCCAGACGGTGCGGGTGAAGATCCTCCGCACCGATCCGGACGAGCGGAAGGTGGGCCTGTCGATCAAGGCGGCTCTCGACGAGCTCGGAGACCGTGACCTGAAGACCTACCAGGACCAGCAGGAAGAGGCGCGCCGAGCCTCGCAGATCACGCTGGGCGATCTGGCCGGCGATCTCGCGGCGCTCAAGGAGCGCCAGGCCGGCCGGGAGGAGGCGGCGGACGACGAGGGCGGACCGGCGGCGGACGATGCCGAATCGCCGGATGGCGGCGGGACGGACGGCGCCTGA
- a CDS encoding integration host factor subunit beta — protein sequence MTKADLVEKIAAAAGLSKAEAEAVVKTVLDSIVEALRRKEKIELRGFGSFRLRQRRPRQGRNPKTGETVEVPGKVVPYFKPGKELREMLNPPGAAAPEAPADTEQGERIAPPGGDAVLKIDPAP from the coding sequence ATGACCAAGGCCGATCTGGTGGAAAAGATCGCGGCGGCGGCCGGCCTGTCCAAGGCCGAGGCGGAAGCGGTCGTGAAGACCGTGCTCGACTCGATCGTCGAAGCTCTGCGCCGCAAGGAGAAGATCGAGCTCCGCGGTTTCGGCTCGTTCCGCCTCCGCCAGCGGCGGCCACGGCAGGGCCGGAACCCGAAGACCGGGGAGACGGTCGAGGTGCCGGGGAAGGTCGTTCCGTACTTCAAGCCGGGCAAGGAGCTGCGGGAGATGCTCAATCCGCCCGGCGCCGCTGCCCCGGAGGCTCCGGCCGATACCGAGCAGGGGGAGCGGATCGCGCCCCCTGGCGGCGATGCCGTCCTGAAGATCGATCCCGCGCCGTGA
- a CDS encoding HIT domain-containing protein — MLNRYPYNGGHAMVAPREHCGDLEGLPPESRAALIDAAARCCAAMRRLWRPDGFNLGFNIGRAAGAGIPEHVHLHVVPRWEGDTNFMTTAGGSRVVSTDLARLHRELRAAIAGSEAP; from the coding sequence ATGCTCAACCGGTACCCCTACAACGGCGGGCACGCGATGGTGGCACCGCGCGAGCATTGCGGCGATCTCGAAGGACTTCCTCCGGAGAGCCGCGCCGCACTGATCGACGCGGCCGCCCGCTGCTGCGCTGCGATGCGGCGGCTTTGGCGGCCCGACGGATTCAACCTGGGCTTCAACATCGGGCGCGCGGCGGGCGCGGGGATCCCCGAGCACGTTCACCTGCACGTCGTCCCGCGATGGGAAGGCGATACCAATTTCATGACCACCGCCGGCGGCTCCCGCGTCGTGTCCACCGACCTGGCACGCCTTCACCGCGAGCTGCGAGCGGCGATCGCCGGGAGCGAAGCGCCATGA
- the miaB gene encoding tRNA (N6-isopentenyl adenosine(37)-C2)-methylthiotransferase MiaB, with product MKGRYWIDTWGCQMNEHDSEKMAGVLEGLGYLPAASREEADVLLLNTCAVREKAEEKVYAALGQIEGLKRRRPELIVGVTGCVAQMAGDALLQRAPWLDLVLGPRAEGRLPDLLARAAERRGIVDTTLYQDGLFPPGQPVRRDPARVKAYVTVMEGCNKTCTYCIVPRTRGREVSRPLADVLEEVRRLAGEGYREVEFLGQNVNAYRCPATRAGLADLLRGAAAISGIERIRFTTSHPLHLRPPIIQAMAELPQVCDHLHLPVQSGSSRILAAMRRGYDRELYLARVAALREAVPGISLSTDVIVGFPGEGEAEFEETLSLLETVRFDQVYSFVYSPRPGTPAAGLPDDVPRGVKIERLMRLQALQRRIQLESNARLVGRTVEVLVEGPSRRDAAEWAGRTTSNRVVNFPGAGVRPGDRVAVTITAAGPNSLRGEVAPRRAAARS from the coding sequence ATGAAGGGGCGGTACTGGATCGACACCTGGGGTTGCCAGATGAACGAGCACGACTCGGAGAAGATGGCCGGCGTGCTCGAGGGGCTGGGCTACCTCCCCGCCGCCTCCCGGGAGGAGGCCGACGTCCTGCTGCTGAACACCTGCGCCGTTCGCGAAAAGGCGGAGGAGAAGGTCTACGCGGCGCTGGGGCAGATCGAGGGTCTCAAGCGCCGCCGCCCGGAACTGATCGTGGGAGTGACCGGCTGCGTGGCCCAGATGGCGGGCGACGCCCTCCTGCAGCGCGCGCCGTGGCTCGACCTCGTCCTCGGGCCGCGCGCGGAGGGGCGCCTTCCCGATCTCCTCGCCCGGGCTGCGGAGCGGCGGGGGATCGTCGACACGACGCTCTACCAGGACGGTCTTTTCCCACCGGGACAGCCGGTGCGCCGCGATCCGGCACGGGTCAAGGCCTACGTGACGGTCATGGAGGGATGCAACAAGACCTGCACCTACTGCATCGTCCCCCGCACCCGCGGGCGGGAGGTGAGCCGGCCCCTCGCCGACGTCCTGGAGGAGGTGCGGCGGCTGGCCGGCGAGGGTTACCGCGAGGTCGAGTTCCTCGGCCAGAACGTCAACGCCTACCGCTGCCCCGCCACCCGCGCCGGCCTGGCCGATCTCCTTCGCGGCGCGGCCGCCATCTCCGGGATCGAAAGAATCCGCTTCACGACCTCGCACCCGCTGCACCTCCGCCCGCCGATCATCCAGGCGATGGCGGAGCTGCCGCAGGTTTGCGATCACCTCCATCTGCCGGTGCAGAGCGGTTCGTCGCGCATTCTGGCCGCCATGCGCCGCGGCTACGACCGCGAACTCTACCTCGCCAGGGTCGCCGCCCTCCGCGAGGCCGTGCCGGGCATCAGCCTGTCGACCGACGTCATCGTCGGCTTCCCCGGGGAAGGGGAGGCCGAGTTCGAGGAAACGCTGTCGCTCCTCGAAACGGTCCGCTTCGACCAGGTCTACTCCTTCGTCTACTCGCCGCGCCCCGGAACCCCCGCCGCAGGTCTTCCCGACGACGTGCCCCGAGGCGTGAAAATCGAACGGCTCATGCGGCTCCAGGCCCTCCAGCGGAGGATCCAGCTCGAAAGCAACGCCCGTCTCGTCGGCCGGACCGTCGAGGTCCTGGTCGAGGGACCCAGCCGGCGCGACGCGGCCGAGTGGGCCGGCCGGACCACCAGCAACCGCGTCGTCAACTTCCCCGGTGCCGGGGTCCGGCCCGGCGACCGCGTCGCGGTGACGATCACCGCCGCGGGCCCCAACAGTCTCCGGGGCGAGGTCGCGCCCCGGCGAGCCGCCGCGCGATCTTGA
- a CDS encoding bifunctional nuclease family protein, translated as MEVELRVLGLMADPITKGILLVLRQRGSDRKLPMWVGAFEADAIAKELEHIANPRPMTHDLIHAILDQLGARIAKVVITRVEGNVFYADLHLETPSGPRVVDCRPSDAIALALRKGVPIYARAEVLDRAERLDLAASQRDNEQIRAWLESLGAPRLGEYEQ; from the coding sequence ATGGAAGTCGAGCTCCGGGTTCTCGGCCTGATGGCCGATCCGATCACCAAGGGGATCCTGCTCGTCCTGCGGCAGCGCGGAAGCGACCGCAAGCTCCCGATGTGGGTCGGTGCGTTCGAGGCGGACGCCATCGCGAAGGAGCTCGAGCACATCGCGAACCCGCGCCCGATGACGCACGACCTGATTCACGCGATCCTCGACCAACTCGGAGCGCGCATCGCCAAGGTCGTGATCACGCGAGTCGAGGGGAACGTCTTCTACGCCGACCTGCATCTCGAAACGCCCTCCGGCCCGCGCGTCGTCGACTGCCGGCCCTCCGACGCGATCGCCCTCGCGCTCCGCAAAGGAGTCCCGATCTACGCCCGGGCCGAGGTTCTCGACCGCGCCGAGCGGCTCGACCTCGCCGCCAGCCAGCGCGACAACGAGCAGATCCGCGCGTGGCTCGAGAGCCTGGGCGCCCCGCGTCTCGGCGAATACGAACAATAG
- a CDS encoding ParA family protein encodes MILAIANQKGGVGKTTTAINLAAALANKGHRTLLIDLDPQGNASLSYLELEAIKLSTYELLTDPAITLEDVIQTCQVENLFIAPARLALAKVEPALAGQLDAHFRLKDKLEPARSSFDFAIIDTPPTLGMLTVNALIAATHLLVPIQSSYFALEGTDDLLETYERIRLRANPDLQLLGVLVTIHDRRTVLARDIDRQIQEVFGDKVFKTRISKNVRLEESPAYKQPIFTFAPSSRGAEEYYRLSEEVLERV; translated from the coding sequence ATGATCCTTGCGATAGCGAACCAGAAGGGCGGTGTAGGGAAGACGACCACCGCCATCAACCTGGCCGCGGCGCTCGCCAACAAAGGCCATCGCACTCTGCTGATCGATCTCGACCCCCAGGGCAACGCGAGCTTGTCCTACCTCGAGCTCGAGGCGATCAAGCTCTCCACCTACGAGCTGCTGACCGACCCGGCCATCACGCTCGAGGACGTCATCCAGACCTGCCAGGTCGAGAACCTCTTCATCGCCCCGGCCCGGCTCGCGCTGGCCAAGGTGGAGCCCGCTCTCGCCGGCCAGCTCGACGCCCACTTCCGCCTCAAGGACAAACTCGAGCCGGCCAGGTCGTCCTTCGACTTCGCCATCATCGACACTCCGCCGACCCTCGGGATGCTCACCGTCAACGCGCTGATCGCCGCCACGCACCTGCTCGTCCCGATCCAGTCCTCTTACTTCGCCCTGGAGGGGACCGACGACCTCCTCGAGACGTACGAGCGCATCCGGCTGCGCGCCAACCCCGACCTCCAACTCCTCGGAGTTCTCGTCACCATCCACGACCGCCGGACCGTCCTGGCCCGCGACATCGACCGCCAGATCCAGGAAGTCTTCGGGGACAAAGTCTTCAAGACCCGGATCAGCAAGAACGTCCGCCTCGAGGAGTCTCCCGCCTACAAGCAGCCGATCTTCACCTTCGCGCCGTCCTCCCGCGGCGCGGAGGAGTACTATCGCCTCTCCGAGGAGGTTCTCGAACGTGTCTAA